ATCTGTTCTTCCGAAAGTTGTTTAGCGGGTTTGGATTGAGGAGCTGAGAAAACCGTCTGACTTATAAAAAAAATCAGAAGAGTATATGCAAAAAAATGAATGTATTTCACAAAGTTTGAAACTTTTTTTTTCGGATTATTTTTGGAGTTTGGAATTTTGATCTTCCAGTTCTTGGATCTTTCTGTTGAGTTCATTGATTAAGTGTTGGTTTTCTAAATTTTGACGGAACTTTTCGATCAGGAATCGAATGTCTCCCGTGAGTTCTTCGATATTCCAAGGTTTCTCCACATACCGGCTCAGTCCCCCGTAATTGATCGCGTGAATCGCAGAATCCAAACCGGCTTGACCCGTGAGCATGATCTTGATCGAATCCGGAAGTCTTCTATGAACTTCCTCTAAAAACTGAGATCCTTTCATTCCCGGCATCACCTGATCGGCGATGATCACTTCGATCACGTAACCGGAGTCTTGGATCTCTTCCATCAGGGCCAAACCTTCTTCCGCGCTGCTCGCGGTTTCGATTTCGTGGCTCTCTCCGAATTCGTTTCGGAGTTGCTGTTGGATCGTTTCCAAGACCG
This is a stretch of genomic DNA from Leptospira tipperaryensis. It encodes these proteins:
- a CDS encoding response regulator, producing the protein MNKGYIICVDDEVSVLETIQQQLRNEFGESHEIETASSAEEGLALMEEIQDSGYVIEVIIADQVMPGMKGSQFLEEVHRRLPDSIKIMLTGQAGLDSAIHAINYGGLSRYVEKPWNIEELTGDIRFLIEKFRQNLENQHLINELNRKIQELEDQNSKLQK